The Limanda limanda chromosome 14, fLimLim1.1, whole genome shotgun sequence genomic interval ACCAGTTGCCCCACCAGCTCCTGGAGCATCGCAAAGGGGACAATGGCAACTGTGGTTTAGATGACGTCAATGACCTTGATGTCAACGACGCTGATGCTGATAATGAGTCAAACACTCTATGCCCGCTGCAGCTGTTTGAAACCACTGTCCGTCTATGTTTCCTTCTCCCCCTGACTTTTACTGAGTCGTGCTGCCATCGCGGGTGGTAGGACAGGTTGTGCAGGAAGCGAATGTCTCTGTGACTTGCCATTTTCGCGAACGGCTACTCTGCAGCTTCGGACACAGAAGAGGAGTGGAGAGTGTATGGCGATGTAGTGTGATGGTGAGCGAGTCTTTATGTACAGGACTTCCTCCCTTGGCACTCAGCAGGCCTCTAGTCCAAAGCTGGACAGGCGACAGCACAACTTCGAGCCATCACTGCCTCCAgggaaacaagaaagaaaaaaagtggaaTGAATTAGGACATTTGCAACACAACATGATGTTAGTTTGCTTACAAGTGGGAACATCTAAGGGTTCAAAAGGTGTCAGGATACAGATGTGATCCCTGACCTGAACTTACACCTCGTTGAGGTGATTTTGTTTAAATTCACTGAGGACATGATGCCCAGAGTGCAGGTGCTGTTCCCTGGAGAATTAATGGCATGTAAGTAGCAAGCTGATTAGCTCTGTCGGAGCAATGGAGTTTAAAATCAAGTGCCAGGTAACGTGGGGCTAAATCTGGCTTTGATGTCTCCTTTCGGTCTTAGTCTACTAGTTACTGCtagtaactgctagttgactttgccatagtattttattgacgaattgttttataccttgtattactgtgtatatatatatatatgcatatttatttcattcctatttattcaatgtattaacttttaatgtatcaacttttttattgtaccctcggcaccattgaaaatgagggtcttatccctcaatgtgtcttccgaggcttaaataaatattcaatcaaagtCTCTGTTTCCACCTCCAAAGTCAATCTCTTGGGATCTTCTTCATTATCCATTTCTGGATTATTTCTCTTCTGCAAATCCCAATTCTTGAAACCTGCTTCTAAATTTGGATCGACTTCCAAAAAAATCTCAGTTTTAAATTAGTCTTTTTATAGAAAACATAGGACAGTTCGATCGAGCTTTACATTGGTGTTCAGACATCTTCAAAATGGCTACCCATGTCCTGAGTATTTATGCTGACACCTGAGCACGAGGTCTGACCAACCTGGCGGACATTTTAGCTGCATCGAATGCTAAAAGTTGCTAACGTTGCTAAATTGAGTTTGgaagaaatataaatacaatattaattTATAAGTGCCAATTCAAAACTTAAGGCCAAGACTCAAGTATGAACTCTATGAACAATATGTATGAACTCTAAGCGAAGATTTACGTATTAAAAAAAACGTCATAAATTACGAAATACAGCCTGATTCATTCCAACGTCTTCAAGTTGAGATGCAGCACGCCCCTGCTAAAGTTGCTAATGCTAACACTGGCTTAGCACTTGCTAATTGGTTAAGAGGAACACTGGGTGGAATATTCTAACTGAACATAAAAATAGGTCAAATCAAGTTTGCATTGTCTAATTTCAAAGCAAATTAGTAAAGGAATGAATTGATCATTGATGTTTGACCTCTACAGGAGAAACTCTGCTGCAAACAGATCTGAACAGTGATGATGAATGATCTGTTAACAACACCACAACTATATTAGTCACAATCGCATGAAACAAGTTTAACGGGAATCAACTTTGACCCGGAGCGGTTCTTTTCTAAACAGTTGCCATGTCAGTGTCACCTGTTGTTGAGTAGCACCATCCAAGCATTCCGACTTCAGGTGGATTAAGTTTACAGAAGTGCACAGCATGAGAACCGATCTTTGATCTTTTAAAATATCATCGATAATCCAAATAGcacaaaaaatgacaaaagaaaacaaaaaatagttATCTCCCTTTGCATCCAAAACCCAAGACGTACATAGTAAATCTCCACATCTCCAGgttgtttgcttttcttcttgCGAGACCCCGTTTCCTCAGAGGGAAGGGCCGGTCCTCAACAAGGAGGCGCAACCTTGATCAAGAATTGggattgataaaaaaaaaaaagaatagataTGGAAGAGAGCTGGGGATAGGTAACAGGTATaggagaagggggagagagggaaggactGGCAGGCTTTGACTTCTCAGCTCTCTTTAGCTTTTAATCCATACTAGTGTGGGAAGAGTGtatgtggagggagggaggaagggagggaggagttgAAGAGGAAGGTGAAAGTAAAAGAACATTCACTGTATCCTTTGCACAGGGTGTAAACAGAGGTCATGATGCAGCCGAGGAAATGTCATACGTTCAGCAGTGTGAGGCCGATTCCATTAATGTACGTTTTTAATGGTGAGAACTGGGAAATATTGGGATGAAAAGACTGATCTTGGACACAATCAttgctccttcctccacctccatgaAATCAAGAGCTGAGGATTTTTGGGACACTCGTCAAAATTCATGCACCACTTTCAACTCACAAAATCCTCATGAATGGCTGTTAAATGTGCCAGAAGCTAATAAATGGGCTGATAAATGAAGGAGCAAACGTACTCATGCAGGCGAGAACAAAGGGAAAAAATTGCAGTGTTGATAATTGAATCATAGAATTGCTTGTAATTACTTGGGCCATGAAGGGGGGGCAGTGATTAAGATGCCTGCGTATGTTGCCTCATTTAACCTTTCTGCTACATTTCAGATTCTTCTGAGACCTTTCCATATGCTTTGTCCTGTTCCCCTGCAGAAGCTCAAGATGCTAACTGAAGCTAACAATTGTCATTATGCAAATTAAAGCTTGGACTATAGCAATAAAACCTGGGGAATATTGATTAAGAAGAGATTTTCTTATGTCAAGCTATCCTGAATATGAGCATATCCCCTCACGTTCTCTAGAGGCTTCAGGCCCTGACGTTTCTACAGCCTCAGAGCTTTTCCTGAGGTTTCTTCCAGAGGCTTGAAGCTCTGGATGGGATAATATTTGCAGAGTGAAGGTCATTATGAGTACCTTATATATGGGGGGCAATGCTAATGAAGGCATAAGAACAATCTGACCTGGAGCCAAGGGCTGAAAATATCTTGTGGTAAGCTACTGAAAGTTGCTCTTTTGACCCCACACCACACTGCAGTACTACAGCTGGATTTTAAGCCTGTGGGGGTGGAAAGGGAAACTCCacgtttatttaaaaaaggtgcTCTCAGatgacacaggaaacacatcgcAACACGCAGATTCTGTGTTTGCAGCTGAGAGTCCTGAATACAAAGGTGATCTACCACGTATGGAAGTGTGAAGTCCTGTGTGTTCTCGTCTGCCCTGTCTTGCACATTCATAGCAGCCCCATCAATGTAATCAGATTAGTCAGGTGAGGCTGTGCTAAACTGATCCACTGCCCGCAAGCCTCTTAGTGACATGGCTAACTTCACTGACAGAGATCACTCCGAAGCAAGGTCAGACACACGGCCCGGCACCGGTCGAGCAAAGAACCAGCTTAGCCTCCGACAGAGGCAGCGACCAAGCCCAgtgctgagaggaggagagcaacaCTTCTGACCCCGGATTTGTTCATGACTGCAATGTTCTGGGACTTGTttaacagatttgtttttaataaatccaaTTACATATTAATGTCACACGTCTGTCTTTCGAGGACAGTTTCAATGCTCAGTTACACGACTTGCCCCGCTGTGATTCTGTGATTTATAAGCGCACCTCTCTCTTGGAATTCTTTTCTCTCTCCGGTGAAGCTTTTGTCAAAGTTGATTAATCAAACGCTGAAGAAAAACCCTTGGGAGGAGCCATAGAGCAGCTTAGACATTTGCCTCCTGGATGACTCCACTAAATTGATCAGGTGAATTAATTTGGCCACCGCCCACAGTGACATCACTCGGTCTGTGGAGGGTCACAGACTCAGAGGAAGGGAAGGGAATCCTCCCAGGAAGCCGCTCAGTTCCTTATCCTTATATAAAATGTGGGTCGGGTGATAGAGGAAACCTCCTTTTACGTAGCCTCTGGCTTCAGAAGTGGGTCAGTTACCTGACAGATGTAACTGCACTGTGCTGTCAGACTCAAAGAAAATATGTTAGAAAGACATTGAAAGATTCACTGATTTTAATGGTATCATATGAAAGTATGACAGTATCAGAGacttaaacaataaatatagtAAATATAGTAACAGGATCATAACTGTAACATCCTCATGAAGGGACTCACTCTGTTGTAAGTTTGACCCAGTTAATCCcattctgtgtcctcctccctccaccacacacacacttcatatatCACTGGAGGAACTCACTCATCCTTTAGCTGGACATAATCTTAGATTGTACTGTCTGTTGTCTTCATGCTCACACTTACATACTGGATTTCTTCTTtacttttgatatttaaatatggATAAAGCGAAACAAACCGgactgcactaaatatacctgtctccttgcactgtgtaccctgtacaacactccgctccatatacacttacttcacattatatatgtgttaatataaaccatattgatattatatatcattttatacaataatattgtcttttgcacactctgtctacatattcttacactcatagtatattatattatctattgtatagtcaaatacttatatttatacctctactatatatcatatattatatcatactctctgtatattctttgtatatatgagtttatatacacatatttatacatgtgtacatgttataattattattattattatattactattattattatatatactgttgctgccattattactatatactgctattgtattggtataattacttcATATCtataatatcatatataaatatgtattatgttatattatatactatatatactgtactattgttatatactgtctaacaataacattaccatcatatcatcagtactattaccatcatcttgccactgcaccttatctacttatttatcttgtgtttctgttttttagtctttctacctcaatattttttattttattctattgtattttattgtattcaaatatacctttaattttcccttcggggatgaataaagtaatttatctatctatctatctatctatctatctatctatctatctatctatctatctatctatctatctatctatctatctatctatctatctatctatctatctatctatctatctatctatctatctatctatctatctatctatctatctatctatctatctgtctatcatACAAATTTTTCATGAGCGTCAGCCGAGCATCTCTCACTTAGTGCACCTCTGGCAAAGTCAGATCCAGCTGTGACCCGACGGGCTCCTACAACACCCTCTGGTGGTTTGTCAAATAAACGAAACTGGGATTAGAAGCCAGTTGACTGAAGATGTAAATCAGTCAAAACATCATGATCTCTGTGAAACATCCAAGAATGAGCTAGAAACATGGGAATTGTCTCAGTCACAGAAATAAAGGCCCTTGTTAGTCAGATATAAATAAAGCCCCAAAACACAACTATGGAAAGTTGACACTCAACTCCAGCCTTGGTGAATGCTGCTTCCTAAATGTGTTTGGAGAGGAAATACTACCATGTATGGCTAGGGTGTGTTGttgcaatttctacaatccctcTCTACCAACAAGGAACGAgatctcttacagtattgtcacacttaaattctcgagcatggtgcatacgACAAAGGTTAGTTTGAATATGCACACCGATGGGAAacagttctttgtctttatacatttggctcacccctcccactctggttggGGTTGTTACAAAGTCAAAGGTTGGGATCTTCtgatcacatgaaaacaacaatgcctAGTTAAAGCAATAAGGCCAATATTCATTCAGTAGTACAGGATACAGCACAAACAAGGTTACATTGTAcgagattcaatcatgatcaatcaaaggggaaataaacatgatcataTTGTGGTCACATGTTACATTTCCCTTACAGGTGTTGTGTCAGTCAGCTGAGTTCTTCAAACAAAGGACAAACACAGTTAAACCAGAGTAGAGCCAAAGGTCACACAATAAGGTGATATCAGGATCAACTTCTGCAAGACATGAATAGACAATGGGCTCACATGTTAGACAGTGGGTGCACCATCCAGTTTATGTTGAgcttataaattatatattccAAACTATAACAGGACAATTATCTGCCCCATGCTTATGGACTGGGGTAAAGAGAATTAAAGCCTGAGTGTTAAATGACTTTATCTTAAATTTCATAATCTTCAACAGACAGGAACCAGAATAAGTGGAAGTCTTATCAGAGCAATACAGTCAAATGTATAATCTTTTTGGTGATACACAGCTCTTACTCATCACTTGGATCAAGTGGCTGAATATGTCTGTGGAGCAGTCATATCTTCACTATCACAAAATATTATCCGTCAGACATTTAATCTGGAGCATGTTCAGGTTTATCCACGTACAGATGTTGATTCTGAGCGAATGTGTATGAAACGTTTCTGTTGAGATTAAAACGTGACTGattgtcactgcagcagagcctTATCAGAAACACTGTCTTGTTCGCAGCTACGTTACCATTTTAATCTTTATCGCAGCTCCTTCAGAAGTCCTAGCTTTGTTATGAGCTCTGGTGATTAGATGGAAGTAATGACGACAGGCCTTTTCACTGGATCAGCCTGTGGACACGTCctcacagtgatgtcatcagggttatGTCAGCTCGGGCTTTGACGTAACAAATATATGTCTAGAGGTCTGCGTTCTGaattgttgccatggagattGAAATATATGGGAATTTATGGATTTAACTGAATAATGGGATGATTTTTTTCtgaatatttttattcagacacATTCAGGGATATTGGAGCTCATTCTCCTAACAGAAATCACTTATTTGGTTGTTTGGAATTAGAATATATGTTCATGAAATATTATTAGAAtttctgtttgacattttctttgtaatatccttctttttgttgttatcTTTAATGTATGCATATTATTGCAATTTGATGTCTTCCATTGATTTAACAATGTTATTGTCACGATGTCAATCTGTTGGATAGGTACTACATGTTGTGTTGTATAGTTTATTGTGTTGGTAGTGTCTCTAGTACAGTAGATATTTGATGACCTAAGAATTATTGATGTGTGTTGATACAactgttttcaataaattatatttgtaatCAAAGAGCcagagttttatttttgcatgtgtgtgtgaatacagctggattgtACCGGTCAATGCTCAGATTCAAACcttcactgttgttttattcacattattgCAGATTGATATTGTTAATTGAACTTGTAAAATTGAGACAGATTTCTTCCATTAGATTCTTGGTGCCTCACACCAGGGGGATGCCCTGTCATTATAAATTTtgatttaataatattattaatattgataaTCATAATTTTATgcttatttaatattaataaaacaatttagTGCCTGCATTTCATCATGCAAGGAATTTGAAAATCCCAGGAGCATTGTGGGGCTGCAGGATTGTTTGAATTGGTTTAGCAGCCTCTCCCTCATGACACACAGTGAGGGGTGGAGCAGCATGGGAGGAGCCCTGTGTTATACAGTACATAAAAaagttttcatttccttttataTCGAATTAGGATTAACCACCTTTTACAAGCATTGAAGTGCTACAAGGGAGCTGTCAGGATCTGTGCTGCAGAATGTCCGTTTCAATCAGTGAAGTACTGACCATCGTTGGAGGCCTCACGGTCGTTTTCCACCTGCTGAGACTGACATGGAGATGTTGGCGTGGGCTCAGAGAGTTTGTTCTGGCAGAGGTTTGGCACATGGATTTAAGGACGTATGGGCAATGGGCAGgtaaagtcaaataaaatatacttAATGACAGGTTGCTTTAatagcaaaacaaaaaatggaCAGCATCTAtcactgtatgtttgtgttcgTAGGAGAAGAAGATGCCAGTGCCACATGTTGATAGTGTAGTTCATATGACCGTCTGTTGTGGAAAAGATCGTAAGTTCACAATCAAACGTcgacaggaaactgaagtgtgGGAATATTTACGTTCACTTTGAACACgcatctgcagcagcacacagcagGCTTCCTCTCTGTGAGGCCTGTTTGATAAGGGATGTGATAAGCAGTTCATATACTGGATGGGACTCATGCGTGTCACTGGCTGCAAACATTCAAAACCTTTGAGTCAGTTTTCCATCTTAATTTTCTGTTCAAAGTTTccctgtaaaaagaaaaaaacacttatcaagcagcagcagtgttttcCTGTCAATGTAAAAAGGATTCACAGACTATTTGTCTAAAATGCTTAATCTGCATTGCAGGATTTAACCCCCAATAACCAACATGCACACACGTTACTTACACCATGAATTCACTGGCTAAATATATGGCCACATGGTAAATTTGACATTAAAATTAGCGACTTGACCAAATATTTTCTAGTTGCTTAAATCAATCCATTGTAGCATCAACTTCACATTTGCAGTTTAGCTTCTCTctgaataaagtaaataatgtaTGACATTATTACAATAACTAACTAATGTTACTCTGCAGTTACAGTAAGAGCTTATTTTAGGAATATATATAATTGCACTAAAAGATGAATACTAATTTCATAGATTTGCTTTTGCTTTAACAGCAAAGCTCCATTTGTAAGTAACATGTTCTGCTCTGTGCGATCATCACAGTGTTTTGCCACTTATCACATGTTTGCTCAAGAAAAATGACAACATGTCCTCAAAGAGgagaacaaaacacacaggttttctggagttcagtgtctgtgtgaccAGGATCTTGTTCACAAATAGCAGCAGGCAGTAAGAAACACGGGGATCATGTGCTTCACATTTCTTTGCTCTTCCCCTCTCTGTTATGTCTCTGTTGTTTTACAGCTTATTTCCCTAAGtgtcagttttatttatgttttaataatcCTAACACGATATATATCTGTGCTTCCTTCCCTGTACAGTTGTAACTGGTGCTACATCGGGCATTGGTAAAGCTTACGCCTGTGAGGTGAGTCTGCAGATTCCTTCTAACAACCATTTCTCACCATTTGTTTGAGAAGGGGCGCAGATTTTGAAGTTCAAGAGTACAGCTGCCTAGAAGGACTGTCACAGTTTTGATTTGTTGGTCAAAAGATTGATCAAACCTGTCGGTCCGCATGTCTCCTTCTAGCTGGCACGTAGAGGCCTGGATGTCGTCCTGGTGAGCAGATCTGACCATAAACTGCGAATAGTTGCCGAAGAAATAGGTGAGATAAGTGCAAATAGTACTGCGTGTTCTACTGATGTTATCGCAAAAACACCTTTGACCCCTTTATCTCCTTCAGAACATCAGTACGGACGAAAGACTTGCACAATCACAGCGGACTTCACACACGGCCACAGCATCTACCCTGCCATCGCTGAGGGACTGCAAGGCCTGGAGATTGGAATTCTGGGTAATAAGACACATTGTTTTAGAGGGATGGGAACAGGATGTTATCGCCTCAAGAGACAGTGTCAGTATTGCAAACaatgataaaaatacatttatgttACACAACACTGCGAgaaaggacttttttttttttgatttttgataaTTGACTTAAATGTGTTCTTTTGTGAAACTTCCATCGAGCTGCATTGAAATTCATTCAGTTGTCGCATGCAATCTTGCCCACAAAGACAGAGTAGGACAGTCGTAATTTTATTCACATTGATTAACAGTTCACTAACTCAAGGttaagaaatgttttgttgcACAAAAGTTCACCATCTTATCATGAGACTTTTGGGTCAATCTAGTACTGTATGAGACACGTAATTTATtcacaatttaatttattaatttaagaCAAATACTTGTTGACAAAGGTTCCTTTTTTGTCTTTAACCCCCACAGTCAACAATGTTGGAATGGCCTATTCTGATCATTTTGCCTGTTTCCTGGATGCACCAGATCCTGAACGGGTAAGTTTGTTGCTATAAATGCAAATCTCCTGAGCAAAATACACTGCATGTTTTAGTTTGACTCCCTCAGGCCGAGAGGGAATGTCATGTTGGCCTAATTTACAGagttttccttgtgtttttatttccaacAGAAAATCACTGAGCTCATCAACTGTAACattctgtctgtccctcaggtAAGATCCACAGTAAATTagtgtgggttgtgtgtttgtgtgtgttgattccACTGTTTTATCGACCACTAGAGCAGTAAAACAAAATATGctaatttatattatttgacCCCAGATGACCAGACTGGTACTTCCAGACATGATCAAAAGGTATTGTCTTAAATATGTATACTATCACAGTGGGTATGACATGATGAGAGGATAAAATAAGTCATTGGATATTTATCTTCCTCTCCGATACAGAGGCAAGGGGCTCATCATCAATATTTCCTCTGTGGCCGCCATCCAGCCGCAGCCTTTGCTGTCACTTTACTCCGCCACCAAGGTAGGTTCTCCTCCACATTCAAACACACCCTGATCAGATCACATATTCACTCATTAGCACAAACACGCTCCCCAATGCTCCGTTGGCTTGTAACcgggtttttcctttttatttcagatttttgtaACGTACTTCTCTCAGTGTCTGAACGCTGAGTACAAGGGAAAAGGAATTAATGTGCAGGTAAAGTATGCAACACAAGCTGAGCCCAGAAACTATCACTCCTGTCATTTGTGGTTCATTGATTAAAATTCCCATCTACACATTTAAAAacgtataaatatatataaataagccTCTTTTATGCCAGTTTCAGCACAGCAGCCCTTATATGATTTATACTGTTGGAAAGGTCATTAACTTTTAAGCATTTCGTGATGTTGGGCAAAACATTTCTTGGGTTGATTCTGCTCTCTATGTTATAAACACAGCTTATTTCATGCAATCATGATGTACTGGAATACAAACAGGTATATTTTCATTAAGATCAATGAATTATCTCTGGGAAAATTTTGAAAATTTTGATTCACAAACAGTTCAATAGGTCTCTCAATGTTAAGAAATGTATTACATAACAAAAAAAGAGTACTAGTATCCAGAATAGATCAAAGAAAGAATCATGCAGATACTTTGAAAATGTTGCTAGTTCTACCAGTGAAACCGGGATTTTTAATCTGGTTATAAAGTAAGTTAGACATTTAAGACTCAAGAATACACCCaagtcaaacatttatttgGCTTTTCTCTCCTGAAATTCGTGCGGCAAACATCGGTCTACAATCAGCTCAGCACCAGTTTTAATGgtgttgtgtagttttaaaatactagataTGGCACAGTTGTAAAGAGAGGTAATTATTTAACTTTAAGCTTTACAGACATAACGTGTGACTGTCGAGTTTTactggagctgctgtgtttgcaGATTCTTTTGATTTGTTGAACAAACATGCAGCTTCTAATTTTAACCTTTGCGCCCCGCAGCTCCCcctgactttttctttttttatttgcagcatGTGAAGCTGCCTCAGTCAAACTCCCTGTGCTTTGGATAAATTCTGCACTGGACTAAATGTTTTTCAGTCTCATTGGTGTTTTTGATCAAGGGAAGTTCAACCCATGTAACAACAATTAATGTTTTCCCAGTGTGTGGCCCCCTTCATGGTGTGCACCAACATGACGAAGAACATTAAAGTCAACTGCTTTGTGAGAAGTGCTTCAGGGTTCGCACATGAGGCTCTGAACACCGTGGGTCTCTCCAGCTACACCAGTGGGTGTCTGTCCCACGCACTGCAGGTCAGAGGGATGAGCGACTTGTGATCACTTACAAATTGTCAGCTGCTGCAACACCTTAACGTCTcactgcctctctcctctcacagagCGTGGCTCTCACAGTTCTCCTGCCGGACTGGTTGCGTATGTCACAATTCCTTGTCAGGAAACTCCAACGCTTGGCAGAGGTGATAACTGTAAAGAGAAGAgcgatggaggaagaggagaaactcAGAAAGAAGGAAGAGTAATCGTCTGCCTGAATCTGCACGGAGGCTGAAGTCCACTGAATGATTActaatatgaatatttaaagttACATTAGTGTAGGTCAGATACCTAAAATGTGTATAATATCATAGGAAGGTAAATACtaatatgtttgtttacatttatttatggtGAATTATTGCATTACGTTTTTAATTATCTTTACATATATAATTATCCATGGTCAACAGCCTTAATccattgtattttaaatgtaatttctctCTTGCTGTATATATTAAACTtgacaaatacacagacacatttgTTTGTATCGCAGTTAAGCAATGTTTTAAACATATTATCTGGAACAACTTTACAGTTACAAAGATAGTATCACGCAGTACATTTGGCATATATTTACTCCACAGGATCATTAGTAACTAAACCATTAGTAAACAAGTGACGCTCCTATAAGGCTTTCTCGTCAATAACTGACGTCTCAAGGTTCACA includes:
- the hsd20b2 gene encoding hydroxysteroid (20-beta) dehydrogenase 2; this translates as MSVSISEVLTIVGGLTVVFHLLRLTWRCWRGLREFVLAEVWHMDLRTYGQWAVVTGATSGIGKAYACELARRGLDVVLVSRSDHKLRIVAEEIEHQYGRKTCTITADFTHGHSIYPAIAEGLQGLEIGILVNNVGMAYSDHFACFLDAPDPERKITELINCNILSVPQMTRLVLPDMIKRGKGLIINISSVAAIQPQPLLSLYSATKIFVTYFSQCLNAEYKGKGINVQCVAPFMVCTNMTKNIKVNCFVRSASGFAHEALNTVGLSSYTSGCLSHALQSVALTVLLPDWLRMSQFLVRKLQRLAEVITVKRRAMEEEEKLRKKEE